In Synergistaceae bacterium, the genomic window AAAGTTCCGTTTCCAGTGTAATATTGATACGAGCCATGAGTTCAACGCCTCCTCGATATGATGATGGTTGATCAGCTACATCATAACCGAGGCTTGAGCGAATGGCTCAATTCGAATTTACACCATTATAAGGACTCAATCCACCATGGCGGGAGGCATAATGTTTCGCCAAGTGTTTTAGATAGGATAGTAGGGCCAATTGTGGATAAAGGCTGTATATCGCAGAAATCAGCGTTTGTTTCTGTAGGTGAAGGCTCTGATCACCCCAGGCGGATGGTTACCAATGCTTATATACGAAGAGGGGTTAGAGTGTTTGTCGCACGTTCAGCCACAGTTCGTCATCATCATGGAGCCATGCCGGCACGCGAAGGTTGGGGCAAGGCGCAGAGCCTGTCCTTCTCAACTGAAGTTGAAGATTGGGATTGATTATAAATGTTGATGAAAGATTATCGCACGAACGAGCTAAAATGGTATGTCTGGGCCTATGTTCTAGTTTTGATGAGCACGAGCAAGCCGCGTATTGCCACATGTGCCAGCGACTATCAATTTCAGTACTTCGACATGCTGTTGACCTCGGCCTTTTTTGCCGGTGCAATCAGTGCGTTGGCATTCGTCTTCGACAGCTTGTACACAGAGCGAGCGAAGAGAACGCTTTTATGCTTTGGAGTGCTACCGTTGCCAGGCGAGACAATTTTTACCAGAATATCCAAGGAAAAAATCAAGGACATTCGTTTCGACGTTAATAAGGCTCAAATAGCGTACACGGACATTATTGCCGGTCTTCCTTCAAGCAAAAAAGAAAGGGAAAGATATGAGAACGAAAAGTGGTACTCGTTATTCCGGCAATACAAGGACGACCCAATGGTAAAGGGATCGCACCGCGATTTCCTCTTAAGCCGGGATTTGTTTACGGCCACGGTCACCTTGCTGGCTTTAACTTGTTTGGGCGTATTGTCCAAGGCCGTTCAATTGAACTGGCTGCCCTTCGCATATCTGGCTGTAATGTTGGGTTTGACAGGCGTGGCGTCTCACTTTAAGGCAAGCCGATTTGTAAACAATGTAATAGTAGCTGACCTGAATGCGAATAGCATTGCTAATTTGTGAATAGCCGTGGTCTACTCTGCATTGTGAAGCTTTCTGGATGAAATAACCCAATGGAGAGGGCCGTCTTGCGGCGGGAAAAACCGGCTGAAAGCCCGATCTCCGGTGAGTGAAAGAAGAAATAAACGCTTAGTATTATTTGTTTATAGAGTAGATATGCCTTTGGCAACCTTTTACTTGCTGAAAGGGAAGGAGAACCCGGCATGCGCAGTACAATTCGAAAGATCGAACTCTACATCGCCTCGCTTTGCCTTCTCTTCCTCCTGATTATCGTGATAACGATCGATCCGGGAGTGTATGACGGCGATTCTCGAGTGTTCATCGGATGGGGCGCTGTGCTTCGAAAAAACATCGCTCCCCTCGTTTCCGCTGCGTTTCTGACATACGGAATTTTGTGCTGTGCTCTTTTCAACTATCGCATAAAGGGCAGCATGTCTATCCCCCTTGCTGTTTCATCGGTCAAAAACATAGATTTCGAGCATCTTGCATTTCTGATGACATACATCGTCCCGCTCGCGGGTCTCGACCTTGCGCAGCCGCGCTACACAGCAGTACTGACGGTGCTGCTTCTCACCATAGGCGCGATATACGTTAAAACAGACAAGTTTTACGCCAATCCAACGCTTGCGCTCTTGGGCTTCAAGCTCTACTCGGCGGATATCGTCAAGAGGGCGGGGAAAACGACGAGAGCTATTATAATCACCAAGGACTGCCTGAACGACGAAACCTGTATACGCGCCATCGCTCTTGATAATTGCGTTTTCTTTGCCAAGGTGGTCAAATGAGCGGGGAGGAGTTCTTTAACTCGGTTTCCGATGTCGTCGAGCACAGGAACTGCGAAGCCGAGTTCTACTTTTTGATGGAACCCGAAGGGCTCCCTTCCATGATAAGGCGGGCGGATCTGAACGAGGAGGCATATGCGGAACTGCGCGACGCCTTTATTGACGCGGTTCGCAAGGCCGTTGAGGATGCCGCGCCAGTTGATCTTTCATCGGCTGACGAGAGAGCGAACGGCGTCTATCGCTACGACATGGATCCACCGCCTGAACCGCTGCTCAACTTGGCGAAAGTACTGGAAAACGACGACTTCGAACTTTTCGATCAGATGAAAGAACCGCTGAGCACTCTAAAGGGTATTATCATTATTCTTGGGCAGAGGGACAAGCAACTGGCTGTCTACAAACACCACTACCCTATTTTTACTCTGAGGAAGGGGCTTTTTTCGTTCTTCGGGGATGGCACACGGTTCGAACCGCTTCGACACGATATCTTGCGGATCAATGCATCCTTCGAATTCATGAGGATCGACGGAGCGGACTACATCTTCGATCTGCAGCTTCTCGAACGCTCCTTCGGCTTTCAGGAGACCGTCAAGAAGATGGCGATCAAGAGCCTTGAGAAGATCGTCGCATCCAATCTGCTGGACGATGTTTCCGTCCTTGAGTCACGCCTCGACGATGTCACCTTCACCAGAAAACTGGCGAAATCCGCTGTTGCATCGCCAGTCCTCGATAACGGGATATCGCCAGAAGTGGTCGTTGCCTTCGCGTTATCGCACCCTTCGCTCAGCGGAAAGATTCTGGTGAATCCACAGAGGAACAAGCTTCTGTTGAAAACCAAGAAAGCTCAGGATCTATTTTTGAGACTCTTGAACGACGATTTTCTTCACTCAGAACTCACTCGGCAACACTACGCCAGCATAGCGAAAGATCCGGCGTAGTCGCTTTGCCGCAAATGCCAAAAACCGGAGGTTTCGCTAGATGACCGGAATAATAGGAAACACCGATCTGCTCGCCGAAACGGAGCTGCTGGAAGAAGTCGCGGCGCGGCACCCCTTCGGCGAATACGCCCTACCAATCCGGTGCGTGGAGCTCCTCCGCGACGAGAAGGGGCCGCGCATAGACTTGGACTCCGCCGACAAGGTCATTCGACGCCTCCCCAGCTTGATGTTGTGTCGTAGCTACATCATAACCGAGGCTCTAGCGAATGGCTCGATCCTGAAAAAGAGCAACCCTATGAAAAAACGAATCCTTGTCATCGTCGAAGCCGCATTCAGCCTAACGGGGAAATCCGCTCTTCGAACAATCCGGGCGCTTTTGAGGGTGACTTATGGCTTACAACGATAAGGAGGAACGACGATGAGAATAGAACAGCTGGATATCGAGGGTTTTCCCTCGCTGCGCTCGGGATGACAGAAAAGAAAACGCTCGAGATGACAATACTCGCCGCCCCCTGAAAGGAGGCCATGCCAATGACATACCAACGCATACAGCCCTTCCCGCCGCCTGGCGCGTGCGACTCTCTCGAGCTTCGCGCATTGGCCTCCGTCTGGCGTGAGAAAAAAGCAGCCTTGGAAGACGACGGCGCCTTCAAGGAGTTCGTCAAGAAGATGCAGCGCGAGTGGGCCATCGAGACCGGCATCGTCGAGCGCCTGTACACTTGGGACCGCGGAGTGACGGAGATCCTGATCTCTCAAGGAATAGAGTCGACCGTTATCTCTCACCGCGCAGGGGTCTCCCAAGACGAGGCGGAGCATATTCATGCTCTCATCAAAGACCATCTGGAGATCGTCGAAGGGCTGTTCGGCTTTGTGAAGGGGGACGAGCCGCTGTCGGAGTTTTTTATCAGGGGCCTTCAGGCGAGATTCACGGAGCACCAGGACTTTGTCGAGGCCATGACGGAGCAGGGAGACCGCGTCAGAGTCGCGTTGCGAAAGGGCGAGTACAAGACGCTCCCCAACAATCCGCGCAGACCGGACGGCGTGATGCACCATTACTGCCCGCCGGAGATCACGCAGGAAGAGATGGGGAACCTGATTCGCATTTATCGGGAGTCCGAGGCGCACTACCCCCCGGAGGTGAAATCCGCGTGGCTCCACCATAGATTCACTCAGATTCATCCCTTTCAAGACGGAAACGGGCGAGTGGCCAGGGCGCTGGCCTCTCTGGTGTTCATACGAGAAGGTCTCTTTCCGCTCGTAGTAAGGGATTTCGACAGGAGGGAGTACATCGAAGCGCTCGAGACCGCCGACCTAGGGGACCTCAAGCCTTTGGTCGACTTTTTCGCCCGCAGGCAGAAGGATGCCATACTGAAAGCCCTTGGGCTGGAACAAGAGACCCGGCGGGCGGGGTACGCCGATCAGATCATCGGCTCGGCCATCGAGCTTCTGAGGTCCAGGCTGAACAAGGAGCGGGAGGCCGTCTCCGCAGTCGCCGCACATGCCGACAAGTTGCTGGAGTTTGCGCAGGAGAGATTCCAGGAGCTGGCCGCCGATCTCAGCCAAAGGCTGCAAGAGGTGACGCCTCCCGGGAAAAGCCCGTTCCATGCGCGGGTCAACGCGGCGAGCAACAGCTCGGAGCAGCGTCATTACTTCCAAAGGCAGATAATCGAGACGGCGAGGTCGTTGGACTACTTCGCCAAT contains:
- a CDS encoding DUF4868 domain-containing protein, producing MSGEEFFNSVSDVVEHRNCEAEFYFLMEPEGLPSMIRRADLNEEAYAELRDAFIDAVRKAVEDAAPVDLSSADERANGVYRYDMDPPPEPLLNLAKVLENDDFELFDQMKEPLSTLKGIIIILGQRDKQLAVYKHHYPIFTLRKGLFSFFGDGTRFEPLRHDILRINASFEFMRIDGADYIFDLQLLERSFGFQETVKKMAIKSLEKIVASNLLDDVSVLESRLDDVTFTRKLAKSAVASPVLDNGISPEVVVAFALSHPSLSGKILVNPQRNKLLLKTKKAQDLFLRLLNDDFLHSELTRQHYASIAKDPA
- a CDS encoding Fic family protein; the encoded protein is MTYQRIQPFPPPGACDSLELRALASVWREKKAALEDDGAFKEFVKKMQREWAIETGIVERLYTWDRGVTEILISQGIESTVISHRAGVSQDEAEHIHALIKDHLEIVEGLFGFVKGDEPLSEFFIRGLQARFTEHQDFVEAMTEQGDRVRVALRKGEYKTLPNNPRRPDGVMHHYCPPEITQEEMGNLIRIYRESEAHYPPEVKSAWLHHRFTQIHPFQDGNGRVARALASLVFIREGLFPLVVRDFDRREYIEALETADLGDLKPLVDFFARRQKDAILKALGLEQETRRAGYADQIIGSAIELLRSRLNKEREAVSAVAAHADKLLEFAQERFQELAADLSQRLQEVTPPGKSPFHARVNAASNSSEQRHYFQRQIIETARSLDYFANLEKYRAWSRLTIATDQDFDYVVSFHGYGHGDTGILAASGFTYLKALREEAVTEDVGLRQAAMELFQFNYAEDYDSTLRRFSEWLDTSTAIALAEWSRALRMQ